The nucleotide window CTCTGCTGGTCCCATCGGTGCAAACCTTCCAGGTGTCTTCATTTGATCGAAGCGAAGGCAACGCGGATGGGGGAAGCGAAGAACCGGGTCTGGAGACCTACTTCTACCGGGAGGGGGCAGCAGAGGTCGTGCTGGAGGCAAAGGGTCCTGGCCAGATCAACCGCATCTGGTTTGCCGAATCCAACGACCCGTCCTTTGTCAATACCCGCCTGCAGGTGTTTTTCGGCGGCGCCACGGAGCCGACCATTGATCTGCCTGTGGTGGACTTGATGTCGGGCGAGGTGCCGCCCTTCGTCGAGCCTTTCGTCTTGAATGCCGACCGTTCATCGGGGGGACTGATCTCCTATGTTCCCATGCCATTTCGGGATGGGGTCAAGGTACGATTCGCAGGACCCCACGCGCACTATCAGATCACCTATCAGTTGTTCGCTGAGCGGGGGAACATCGAGACCTTCACTGGCAACGAGGATTATACGCTCGCGCAGCACCTGTGGCGACGCACCGGCCTGGATCCCAAGCCCACGCGAGGCAATGAAACAGAGCAGATCGATGCGAACCTTGCATCGGGCGCTACTGTGATGCTCGTTGACCTGCAAGGTCCGGGGGCGCTGCAGAGTCTGCGGCTGCAACTTCCCCAGCTTCAGACAACCATTTACAGCGACCCGCCCCTGGAGGACACAGTCCGGGCCCATCTGGCAGGGGAGTCTCGCTTTCATCTCAGACCGCTTTTTTCCGATACGCCGACGCGGCTGCGAATGCGACGCGGTTGCCGTTTCGCGCCCCAGACTGCAACGGTCTTCGCTGGCGGGGCGGAACTGGGCCAGTGGATGCGCCAGGAGGGCAACGATCGCAACCGCTGGTGCGACGACAGTTTTTACCTGCCGTCGGACGTGGTTCTGGCAGGCATGCCCATCGACCTGCGGCTGGTCAGCGAGTCGACCGGCCATCCCTGGGAGGAGGCCCGCTACTGGCTGGAGCAACTCGATCTGGGCCATTGGCGGACTGCCGACGAACTGGATGTGGGCGATGTTCTGTCGGAGCAGGAACATGGCTACAGCATCGCGGGGCAGACAGGCTTTGGATTACAGGTCAACACCTATCCGGCGATCGTTGTATCCAGGCCGGACAGCCAGGCGCTGCTGGCAGGGCTGCGATTGCGAATCACCGCGGACGACCATGAGACAGCGGATGTGGATATCCCGGTTGGTGCCTTCTTTGGCTCAGCCGTTGGTGAGACGAACATCGAGTCGCTGATGGCTGGCATACAGCCAGAGAGGCATATCCTCTACTCCTATTGGCCCATGCCCTACGCCCATAGGCTGAAGATTGAATTGGTGAATACCAGTCACATACCTGTTCATGCCATGCATGCTGAGATTGCCTACGACCATACGGTCTATCCTTCACCAGGACGCCACACTGGCTATTTCCGGTCAGCGGAGTATCTTTCCCGGCCAACTGAAACGAGCACCGACCACGGGCTGATCCATGCCCGGAGCGCGGGCAAACTGGTGGGTCTGCACCTCCTGGTGCACTCGGGCAACGAAGCCTTCATCGAGGGGGATGAACGCTGGCATGTGGACGGTGCGCGAACGCCTCAGGTACGGGGCACGGGCACGGAGGATGTCTTCAACGGCGGTTGGTACTACAATCGAGGCCGTATTATTCGGCCGGTGCACGGTGCCAACAGTACTAGGCTGGAGGGCTGGATCGATCAATACCGCTGGTTTCTCAACGATTTCATCTCCTTCGCAGACCGTCTCGATGGCGGCATCGAACATGGCCCGACCAACGATATCAACGGTGATTATTCATCGTGGACCTTTGCCTACGCGGCCGAAGGCAGCGCGTTGCTTGGAACGGACAGTGTGGATCTGGACGACCCCGATTCGATGATGGATCACCAGGTTGAACTATCTGGACCGGTGCAGCCTTTTCAGATGGTCGGCCAGTTTGAGGGCGACGACGATTCGCTGGTTTCGGATGGCGGATTGCAGTTGCAGGCGGGATCGGTGCTTTCGGTCACGCTGGCGGTGGATCCGGCAGCGCGTCAGATTCTACTGCGCCGGCGCTACGACCAGGGTGAGAACAAGGAACAACTTCGGGTCTGGGTCGATGGGCAGCAGGCTGGCTTCTGGGTGGACGGGGGCCGAAATACCAGCAGGCGTTGGCGGGAGTCGATTTTCCTGGTGCCGCCGGAACTGACGGCGGGTAAAGGCCGTGTGATGGTGCGTTTCGAACCAGTGTCGTGGGCCGGCAGCCAGGGTGCAACGATGGCCCGGTTGACAGCGCTCAGCCAATACCGGGCCGAGCATGACATGTGGTTGCCCATGGTTATCGTCAATAGTCATTGACATTCGGGTAGCTCTCGATTAGAATGGCCAGACAGCGCCGCGGCATGGGTTGGCGAACGATCGGATTGGAGAGAGACTGGAAAGCAGGGCGCTGCGACAACCTAATGGAGGACCATCTGACTTCTTCGAAGACACGCGACCAGGCACCTTTGCGCCTCTTGCTGACCGCGGCCGGCACCCTGCTGCTGGGTGCCATCCTGCTTCTTCTGCTGGTGGGCTGCGCTCGCTACGGGGGCGCGGAAGGACTGGTCAAACGCATCCAGGTTGAGCTCGCCTCCCAGAAACCCCATCCCGAAATGGTGCCAACACCGCTGCCGACGCCGACGCGCGCTGCTGCTGAGACCAATGGTCCATCGCCAACGGCTGCTGCTTCAACCCCGCTGGAAACGCTTGTGCTATCGCCATCCTCCCCCAGCGCGGTGGAATCAGCGGAACAGACACCGGACGCCGATCTCGCTGATTCAGTTCCCGATGAGCCAACACCGACACTGATAGCGACTCCGATGGCGCCTTCTGCCAGCCCGACCGCTGCAGGCTTGCCCGTGGCGCTTGCGTTGGAAGGTTTGTCTCATTATTGGCAGACCTGGAACAACTGTGGCCCTGCAACCCTGGCGATGAATCTGAGCTACTTCGGCAGCACCTTGAGCCAGGAGGAGACAGCGGCCGTTCTCAAGCCGGACGACGACGACAAGAATGTCAGTCCCCGGGAGATGGCGGAATTCTCGCGGGCGCTGGGATTGCGGGCGTTGGTTCAGGTCAATGGCAATCCGGCCGTTTTGCGCCGGCTGCTGGACGCCGGCGTTCCCGTGTTGATCGAAACCTGGCTGGAGCCTGAGCCAAACGATGGCATGGGCCACTATCGTCTGCTAACAGGCTTCGACGACTCGCGGCGGCAGTGGATCGTTTATGACAGTTACGTCAGCGAGGGAGTCGATCCCGAAAAGCCCTATGCGGGCATCCGGTTGAGTTACGATGAGACGGAAGCGCTGTGGCGGGTATTCAACCGGACCTATCTGGCAATCTTCGATGACGCGCGAGCGCCGGCTGTGCTGGAAATCCTGCGTGATGAGGTTGATGCCGGAACGATGTGGACGCGGTCGAGGGCAACCGCCCAGGCTGAGGTCGAGAGACAGCCGGACGATGCCTACGCCTGGTTCAATCTGGGCAGCAGCCTGGTCTCGCTGGGCCGGTACGACGAGGCTGCCAGTGCCTTCGACCGGGCCCGGGTGATTGGTTTGCCCTGGCGAATGCTTTGGTACCAGTTCGGGCCCTTCGAGGCCTATTTTGAGACGGGGCGATTCGCCGAGGTCATTGCTCTGGCAGATGCAACTATCGCCACGGTCGACAACATCGAGGAGATTCATTTTTGGAAGGGCAAGGCGTACCAGGCGACGGGTGACCTGCAAGCGGCCCGAGCGGCTTTAGAACAGGCCATCGGTTACAACCCAAACTTCGTTGGGGCGGTTGAGGCCCTGGCGGAATTGGGAACCACCGACTGAGTGCCGCTTATTTCGCAGTGCTTTTTGACGCCGACGCAGCGACCTGGTGACACGAGGACGCGGCGACATCGCTGCCTGAGTGTGCGCCTGGTTTTCTGTTCACATCCTTCCAACCACCCGACACCATGACCAACGAATCGGCTACTGCCGCTGGCGAGACACGTCGCCAAAACTCGCAGCGACTGACCCACATCAGCCGCAACACCCTCATCGTCGCTGCATCTTTTGGGTTGGCAGCCGTGGTGGGCCTGGTGCGAAACGTTGTCATTGCTCAGCAGTTTGGCATCGGTGCAGACCTGGACGCCTATTTCGCGGCCTTCAAGCTGCCCGACCTGCTTTTCACCATCGTGGCGGGGGGTGCCCTGGCAACGGCATTCATCCCGATTTTTGCCAACTTCCTTTCGGCGGGGGATCGAAAGGGAGCCTGGCGTCTCGCCAGCGCCATCACCAATCTGGTGATGATCGTAGTGTCGACCCTTGCAATCCTGGCCGCGGTCGCTGCGCCATGGTTGGTAGAGACATTGATCGCTCCTGGATTTAGCGCAGCCCAACAGGCTGAAACGGTCGATGTGATGCGCATCGTGCTGATCTCGACGGTCATCTTTGGCATAAGTGCCGTTCAGGGCAGCGTGTTGCACGGCTTCAAACACTTCCTGTTGCCCGCCTTGGCGCCGGTGGTCTATCCACTGGGTATCGTGGTGGGTGCCATCTTTCTGGCGCCAACCATGGGTATCAAGGGCCTGGCAATTGGCGCTGTGATCGGCTCGTTGCTGAACCTGCTCATCAAGGTACCTGGATTGATCTATTATGGATTCCACTGGTGGCCGGTGCTGGATCTGCGGGGTGTCCACGCGGAGCCAGTGCGCCGGGTGCTGGTGCTGATGGGGCCGCGCGTGCTCGATCTGGCCGTGTTTCACGCCACGCTGCTGGCGGCGACTAATCTAGCTTCCCGGCTGGGTGAGGGCAGCGTCAGTGCTCTTGAATGGGGGTGGGACGCTATGCAGTTGCCCGAGACGGTCATTGGCACGGCGTTCGGATTGGTGGCATTCCCGACCATGGCGGAACTGGCGGCACGTAACGATCGCGACGGGCTGCGTGACACCCTGGGTGAAACCCTGCGAGCGGTGATTGCTTTCAGTGTGCCCGCGGCTGTGGGCTTGATCCTCTTGGGCCGGCCGCTCCTGGCCCTGCTCTATCAACGAGGCGCTTTCGATACCCAGGCGACGGAAGCGGTCTACACCACCCTGCGGCTCTTCGCCCTGGGCCTGGTTGGCCACGTATGCCTTGAGCTTGTGGCCAGGGCGTATTTCGCAGAGAGGGATACTATCACGCCGCTGATTGTTGCCGTGGTATTCGCTGTTGTCTATCTGTTACTGGCAATTGCCCTGATGGTGCCCATGGGCGCGGGTGGCCTGGCTCTGGCCAATTCACTGGCCATCACTGCCGAAGTGCTGACGCTGGTGTGGATACTGCGCCGGCGCTGGGATGGCATCCAGGGGATGGCTACCCTGTGCTCGTTGGCGCGGGTTCTTCTGGCCAGTGGCATTATGGCATTGGCGCTGTTGGCGGTTCTGGCCGCAGCGGAGAGCGCAGGTCTGGACGCCCTGCCGACCGTGGTCATCGCCGGTGGTATTGGCTTTCTGACCTACCTGGTGGCAGGGTTGCTTCTGGACGTGCGAATCCTGCGCGAGCTACCGAGAGCGCTGTTGGGAATGGAAAGCGACTGGTAAGGCCGGACTTAGCCGCAGGAGGAGCCGTTGCACTCGTTCTGCAGGTGAATCGGCTGGTCACCCTGCAGATTTGAAACGGCATCTGCCATTGGGAAGGAGAGGGTGGCAACTCCAACCAGAAAGAGAGCTGTTACCCAGCGCCGAAGATTGCGGGCGAGGGAGAGAGTCATGGTCGTTCCTCCGTTGAATGACTGGAGGTTTAACGAACCAGGGGATCCCGCCGCAGACGCGGCTCACGTGACTGTCTCGGAAAACCCGGCTGACTATGGGGTTGTGTCCCTCCGGTGGGATAAGCTGCTCTCCCCCCAGAAGGCAGCTTATCCCACTCGAAGGCCTGGGCAATTGTCTGGCGAACCTTGTTGCCTGAGGCCAGGGTCTGGAAGTCGTATCAGGATTGCAGGGTGCTGGCCAGATGGCGGGCAAATTCGAAGATTCCCTCTTCTGGCGGGAAAAACTCCACATCACCTGCTTGAAGCATTCTTCGGTCACGGGCACCGGAGTCGCCACCAGGACCCGCTACAATTTTCGCGTCGCTGGTGCATACCTGCTTGAGAAGCTGGGCAAGCCGTGGATCGTGCCTGAATTGATTCAACATGCGCAGACCGGCCGGAATGACAAGGCATTCTGTTTCGGGTGCAGCCGCCAGGGCCTCACCAAGGCGCATGTCCGGCTCGATGGCCAGGCCATGGGTGCCGGTGATGTGCTGTCCATGCAGACCGACGATCTTGACCTTTAGTCCGGCCTCTCGCAGAACACTGACGAAAACGGTGACTGGCACCTCGTCGAACTGGGTTCCCCAGAGTACGAATATCATCATTTACGACTCCCGTTCGTGACTGCCACATCGTCAGGTTCCCGCCACCACCCATGTCATTC belongs to Chloroflexota bacterium and includes:
- a CDS encoding DJ-1/PfpI family protein; the protein is MMIFVLWGTQFDEVPVTVFVSVLREAGLKVKIVGLHGQHITGTHGLAIEPDMRLGEALAAAPETECLVIPAGLRMLNQFRHDPRLAQLLKQVCTSDAKIVAGPGGDSGARDRRMLQAGDVEFFPPEEGIFEFARHLASTLQS
- a CDS encoding C39 family peptidase, which translates into the protein MARQRRGMGWRTIGLERDWKAGRCDNLMEDHLTSSKTRDQAPLRLLLTAAGTLLLGAILLLLLVGCARYGGAEGLVKRIQVELASQKPHPEMVPTPLPTPTRAAAETNGPSPTAAASTPLETLVLSPSSPSAVESAEQTPDADLADSVPDEPTPTLIATPMAPSASPTAAGLPVALALEGLSHYWQTWNNCGPATLAMNLSYFGSTLSQEETAAVLKPDDDDKNVSPREMAEFSRALGLRALVQVNGNPAVLRRLLDAGVPVLIETWLEPEPNDGMGHYRLLTGFDDSRRQWIVYDSYVSEGVDPEKPYAGIRLSYDETEALWRVFNRTYLAIFDDARAPAVLEILRDEVDAGTMWTRSRATAQAEVERQPDDAYAWFNLGSSLVSLGRYDEAASAFDRARVIGLPWRMLWYQFGPFEAYFETGRFAEVIALADATIATVDNIEEIHFWKGKAYQATGDLQAARAALEQAIGYNPNFVGAVEALAELGTTD
- the murJ gene encoding murein biosynthesis integral membrane protein MurJ, translating into MTNESATAAGETRRQNSQRLTHISRNTLIVAASFGLAAVVGLVRNVVIAQQFGIGADLDAYFAAFKLPDLLFTIVAGGALATAFIPIFANFLSAGDRKGAWRLASAITNLVMIVVSTLAILAAVAAPWLVETLIAPGFSAAQQAETVDVMRIVLISTVIFGISAVQGSVLHGFKHFLLPALAPVVYPLGIVVGAIFLAPTMGIKGLAIGAVIGSLLNLLIKVPGLIYYGFHWWPVLDLRGVHAEPVRRVLVLMGPRVLDLAVFHATLLAATNLASRLGEGSVSALEWGWDAMQLPETVIGTAFGLVAFPTMAELAARNDRDGLRDTLGETLRAVIAFSVPAAVGLILLGRPLLALLYQRGAFDTQATEAVYTTLRLFALGLVGHVCLELVARAYFAERDTITPLIVAVVFAVVYLLLAIALMVPMGAGGLALANSLAITAEVLTLVWILRRRWDGIQGMATLCSLARVLLASGIMALALLAVLAAAESAGLDALPTVVIAGGIGFLTYLVAGLLLDVRILRELPRALLGMESDW
- a CDS encoding DUF2961 domain-containing protein, producing MLAFILVTLMAVHSMPAPGAGMPGPARPVFLTQSPPAPTRLTQLDRFGDLPLADLLGEPEIGFRFQVLSSPGDLLRAEVELRPTGEAFNQANLVGDPVPAGGTAQWLEVWNRDRLRQSGYHWRARVVGSGGASAWVNFGDNSDTVQPPARFADADFYNLHEPMVAYPDPPAGFEGLARIGQLPLLVPSVQTFQVSSFDRSEGNADGGSEEPGLETYFYREGAAEVVLEAKGPGQINRIWFAESNDPSFVNTRLQVFFGGATEPTIDLPVVDLMSGEVPPFVEPFVLNADRSSGGLISYVPMPFRDGVKVRFAGPHAHYQITYQLFAERGNIETFTGNEDYTLAQHLWRRTGLDPKPTRGNETEQIDANLASGATVMLVDLQGPGALQSLRLQLPQLQTTIYSDPPLEDTVRAHLAGESRFHLRPLFSDTPTRLRMRRGCRFAPQTATVFAGGAELGQWMRQEGNDRNRWCDDSFYLPSDVVLAGMPIDLRLVSESTGHPWEEARYWLEQLDLGHWRTADELDVGDVLSEQEHGYSIAGQTGFGLQVNTYPAIVVSRPDSQALLAGLRLRITADDHETADVDIPVGAFFGSAVGETNIESLMAGIQPERHILYSYWPMPYAHRLKIELVNTSHIPVHAMHAEIAYDHTVYPSPGRHTGYFRSAEYLSRPTETSTDHGLIHARSAGKLVGLHLLVHSGNEAFIEGDERWHVDGARTPQVRGTGTEDVFNGGWYYNRGRIIRPVHGANSTRLEGWIDQYRWFLNDFISFADRLDGGIEHGPTNDINGDYSSWTFAYAAEGSALLGTDSVDLDDPDSMMDHQVELSGPVQPFQMVGQFEGDDDSLVSDGGLQLQAGSVLSVTLAVDPAARQILLRRRYDQGENKEQLRVWVDGQQAGFWVDGGRNTSRRWRESIFLVPPELTAGKGRVMVRFEPVSWAGSQGATMARLTALSQYRAEHDMWLPMVIVNSH